One segment of Alistipes finegoldii DSM 17242 DNA contains the following:
- a CDS encoding ATP-binding cassette domain-containing protein, giving the protein MESITLQQVLPDAFAGNPEPPKSDLWLHDVTFRKGEYYLVEAASGTGKSSLCSFLYGARTDYAGRILFDAADCRTLSVAQWGELRRRSLSMLFQDLRLFGELTVAENLALKNELTHFLTPDRIERLLEAAGIAGKRDTPAGKLSFGQQQRVAFIRCLCQPFDFILLDEPVSHLDAANGEVLSALLLEGAQAQGAGVIVTSVGSRLRLPYHKIFTL; this is encoded by the coding sequence ATGGAGTCGATTACTTTGCAGCAGGTGCTGCCTGACGCCTTTGCGGGCAATCCGGAGCCGCCGAAATCGGACTTGTGGCTGCATGACGTGACATTCCGCAAGGGGGAGTATTATCTGGTCGAAGCCGCTTCGGGAACCGGAAAGTCTTCGTTGTGCAGTTTTCTGTACGGGGCCAGAACCGACTATGCGGGCCGCATCCTGTTCGACGCTGCGGACTGCCGGACGCTTTCCGTGGCGCAGTGGGGCGAACTGCGCCGCCGGTCGCTGAGCATGCTCTTTCAGGACCTGCGTCTGTTCGGGGAGCTGACCGTGGCGGAGAATCTCGCGCTGAAGAACGAACTTACCCACTTTTTGACACCGGACCGGATCGAGCGCCTGCTCGAAGCTGCGGGGATCGCCGGCAAGCGGGATACTCCGGCCGGGAAGCTCTCGTTCGGACAGCAGCAGCGCGTCGCATTCATCCGCTGTTTGTGCCAGCCCTTCGATTTCATCCTGCTCGACGAGCCGGTGAGCCATCTCGACGCCGCCAACGGGGAGGTGCTCTCGGCGTTGCTGCTGGAGGGCGCGCAGGCGCAGGGAGCGGGAGTGATCGTCACCTCGGTCGGCAGTCGGCTCCGGCTGCCGTACCATAAAATCTTTACGTTATGA
- the rpe gene encoding ribulose-phosphate 3-epimerase: protein MNRIVAPSMLSADFGHLERDTQMIDRSAAEWVHIDVMDGVFVPNISFGFPVLKAIRKATAKCLDVHLMIVEPERYVARFAEAGADVVTFHYEATYNPKGCIEMIRNAGAKVGVSIKPATSVEVLRDILPQIDLVLIMSVEPGFGGQAFIPASLEKIAQLRALADELGTETIIEVDGGISSHNAHEVFGAGADVLVAGNAVFGAEDPQAEIVKMLNA from the coding sequence ATGAACAGAATAGTAGCACCTTCGATGCTGTCGGCCGATTTCGGCCATTTGGAGCGCGATACGCAGATGATCGACCGCAGTGCGGCCGAATGGGTCCATATAGACGTGATGGACGGTGTTTTCGTGCCGAATATCTCTTTCGGATTTCCCGTGCTGAAAGCCATTCGCAAGGCGACGGCGAAGTGTCTCGACGTGCATCTGATGATCGTCGAGCCGGAACGTTACGTGGCGCGCTTCGCCGAGGCGGGCGCCGACGTGGTGACGTTCCATTACGAAGCCACCTACAACCCCAAGGGATGTATCGAAATGATCCGCAACGCGGGTGCAAAGGTGGGGGTGTCGATCAAGCCGGCCACTTCGGTCGAGGTGTTGCGCGACATTCTGCCGCAGATCGATCTGGTGCTGATCATGAGCGTCGAACCCGGTTTCGGCGGACAGGCGTTCATTCCCGCGTCGCTCGAAAAGATCGCGCAGCTGCGCGCATTGGCCGACGAGCTGGGGACGGAGACGATCATCGAGGTGGACGGCGGCATTTCGTCGCACAACGCGCACGAGGTTTTCGGAGCGGGCGCCGACGTGCTGGTGGCCGGCAACGCCGTGTTCGGGGCCGAGGACCCGCAGGCCGAGATCGTGAAGATGCTCAACGCCTGA
- the rlmB gene encoding 23S rRNA (guanosine(2251)-2'-O)-methyltransferase RlmB: protein MDNIIFGIRPVAEAIEAGKQIEKLYIRKGAEGQLMSELRDLCFRHKVRVQEVPVEKLNRLTRGNHQGVVAQISAIEYVGLADILERVPEDETPLVVIFDGVTDVRNFGAIARSAECAGAHGLITPLKNSAPVNAEAIRSSAGALTAIPVCRVGSIRNTVKLLQTEGFQIVAATEKSRKLLYDADFRKPTALVMGAEDTGISKEVLKLCDEQLAIPLIGHIESLNVSAAAAVMLFEAVRQRIAE from the coding sequence ATGGACAATATCATTTTCGGGATACGTCCCGTGGCCGAAGCGATCGAGGCCGGAAAACAGATCGAAAAGCTCTACATCCGCAAGGGCGCCGAGGGGCAGTTGATGTCGGAGTTGAGAGACCTCTGCTTCCGGCATAAGGTGCGTGTGCAGGAGGTGCCGGTCGAGAAACTCAACCGCCTGACGCGCGGCAACCATCAGGGCGTCGTGGCGCAGATCTCGGCCATCGAATATGTCGGGCTGGCCGATATTCTGGAGCGCGTGCCCGAAGACGAAACGCCGCTGGTGGTGATTTTCGACGGGGTGACCGACGTCCGCAACTTCGGAGCCATCGCCCGCTCGGCCGAGTGCGCCGGGGCGCACGGGCTGATTACGCCGCTGAAGAATTCGGCGCCGGTGAACGCCGAGGCGATCCGCTCGTCGGCGGGGGCGCTGACGGCGATTCCGGTCTGTCGCGTGGGTTCGATCCGCAATACGGTCAAACTGCTGCAAACCGAGGGATTCCAGATCGTCGCCGCGACCGAGAAGAGCCGCAAACTGCTTTACGACGCCGATTTCCGCAAGCCGACGGCTTTGGTGATGGGCGCCGAGGATACGGGCATCTCGAAAGAGGTGCTGAAACTCTGCGACGAGCAGCTGGCGATTCCGCTGATCGGCCATATCGAGTCGCTGAACGTCTCGGCGGCCGCCGCCGTGATGCTGTTCGAAGCGGTGCGCCAGCGAATTGCCGAATAA
- the abc-f gene encoding ribosomal protection-like ABC-F family protein, whose protein sequence is MISLDNLTVSYGGWTLFDNISFLINPKDRIGLVGRNGAGKTTLLRIITGEQQPTSGHVTLNGECTIGYLPQTMRVADTTTLAEETAKAFDEVLRLEAEIASLTREIAERTDYESAGYEQLLHRLNDAQDHYHILGGDTREADIEKTLLGLGFKRTDFGRATSEFSGGWRMRIELAKLLLRRPSIFLLDEPTNHLDIESIQWLEEYLKNYNGAVLLISHDRAFLDNVTNRTVELSLGKVTDYKVSYSKYVVLRAERRAQQMAAYENQQRMIEKTEEFIEKFRYKPTKSNQVQSRIKQLERLERLEIEEEDLSTLNIKFPPAPRSGQIVAEINEAGMSFGTKHVFSGANFIIEKGDKIALVGRNGEGKTTLARMLIGQLTPTEGSVRLGANVNIGYYAQNQDDLMDGEFTVYDTLDRVAVGDIRTRLRDILGAFLFRGEDIDKKVKVLSGGERARLAMARMMLEPRNLLILDEPTNHMDMRSKDILKSAIMKYDGTVVVVSHDREFLDGMVQKVYEFRDGGVKEYLGGIYYFLEKRKLESLQEIERRDAPAKPAANPAAKSAAQPAANRDAAASGKLTYEQRKEQEKQLRKLRRAVETVEAELAEIEKQIAAYDAKFAAATEYNEADYKAYNDLKARYDHQMHEWEKASYELEIVEEQG, encoded by the coding sequence ATGATTTCGTTAGACAACCTTACTGTAAGCTACGGGGGCTGGACCCTCTTCGACAATATCTCATTTCTGATCAACCCGAAGGACCGCATCGGTCTGGTGGGCCGCAACGGTGCGGGAAAAACCACGCTGCTGCGCATCATCACGGGCGAACAGCAGCCCACGTCGGGCCATGTGACCCTGAACGGCGAATGTACGATCGGCTATCTGCCGCAGACGATGCGCGTGGCCGACACCACGACGCTGGCCGAAGAGACGGCCAAAGCCTTCGATGAGGTGCTGCGGCTGGAGGCGGAAATCGCCTCTCTGACGCGCGAGATCGCCGAACGCACCGATTACGAAAGCGCCGGATACGAACAGCTTCTGCATCGTCTGAACGACGCGCAGGACCACTACCATATCCTCGGAGGCGACACCCGCGAAGCCGACATCGAAAAGACGCTGCTGGGCCTCGGATTCAAGCGCACGGATTTCGGCCGCGCCACGAGCGAGTTTTCGGGCGGCTGGCGCATGCGTATCGAGCTGGCGAAACTGCTGCTGCGCCGTCCTTCGATCTTTCTGCTGGACGAGCCGACCAACCACCTCGACATCGAGTCGATCCAATGGCTGGAGGAGTACCTGAAAAACTACAACGGGGCGGTGCTGCTCATCTCGCACGACCGCGCTTTTCTGGACAACGTGACCAACCGCACGGTCGAGTTGTCGCTGGGCAAGGTTACCGACTACAAGGTCTCCTATTCGAAATACGTCGTGCTGCGCGCCGAACGCCGGGCGCAGCAGATGGCCGCTTACGAGAATCAGCAGCGGATGATCGAGAAGACCGAAGAGTTCATCGAGAAGTTCCGCTATAAACCCACCAAGTCGAATCAGGTGCAGTCGCGCATCAAGCAGCTGGAGCGGCTGGAGCGGCTCGAAATCGAGGAGGAGGATCTTTCGACGCTCAACATCAAATTCCCGCCTGCGCCCCGTTCGGGACAGATCGTGGCCGAGATCAACGAGGCCGGCATGTCGTTCGGGACGAAGCATGTCTTCAGCGGTGCGAATTTCATCATCGAAAAGGGCGACAAGATCGCGCTGGTAGGGCGCAACGGCGAGGGCAAGACCACGCTGGCGCGCATGCTGATCGGCCAGCTGACGCCGACCGAGGGTTCGGTGCGGCTCGGTGCCAACGTCAATATCGGTTACTACGCCCAGAATCAGGACGACCTGATGGACGGCGAATTTACGGTGTACGATACGCTCGACCGGGTGGCGGTGGGGGATATCCGCACCCGCCTGCGCGATATTCTGGGAGCGTTCCTGTTCCGCGGCGAAGACATCGACAAGAAGGTCAAGGTTCTGTCGGGCGGCGAGCGGGCGCGTCTGGCGATGGCCCGCATGATGCTCGAACCGCGCAACCTGCTGATTCTCGACGAGCCGACGAACCATATGGACATGCGTTCGAAGGACATCCTGAAGAGTGCCATCATGAAGTACGACGGCACGGTCGTGGTCGTTTCGCACGACCGTGAATTTCTGGACGGCATGGTGCAGAAGGTCTACGAGTTCCGCGACGGCGGGGTGAAGGAGTACCTCGGCGGTATCTATTACTTCCTTGAAAAGCGCAAGCTGGAATCCCTGCAGGAGATCGAACGCCGCGACGCTCCGGCAAAACCGGCGGCGAATCCCGCGGCGAAATCCGCCGCGCAGCCCGCTGCGAACAGGGACGCCGCGGCGTCGGGGAAACTGACCTACGAGCAGCGCAAGGAGCAGGAGAAGCAGCTCCGCAAACTGCGCCGGGCGGTCGAGACGGTCGAAGCGGAGCTGGCCGAAATCGAGAAGCAGATCGCGGCGTATGATGCGAAATTCGCCGCCGCGACCGAATACAACGAAGCCGACTACAAGGCTTACAACGACCTGAAAGCCCGCTACGACCACCAGATGCACGAGTGGGAGAAGGCGTCGTACGAACTTGAAATAGTCGAAGAGCAGGGATAG
- a CDS encoding DUF4153 domain-containing protein produces the protein MKAKLERYLRWLREGFLQMLRLHPVESALTVYACAGCLLTYELDWDHSLPKLALAALFFAVALVVNNLAGRGPWRRVYWVSWTPIVPLSLWGGLEAWIVSEPAFLTFGILVPLALLMCRRAVHNERFVCDALLWLRSGVLAVFFANVALGLFGAILFSTTYIFGLEGAWIDHVWTYALIVFETFAVPVLFLMMADRWREAGYESNRILEILLNYIVAPALLIYTAILYLYMAKILVTWSLPEGGVAYLVFGFTLFALAEKALQFLMRKRLYDWFFDRFSLISLPTQLLFWVGAIRRTSEYGLTSPRIYLLVCGGLMTLCVVLFLFRRAGRYMYVCLTAFAVFAAFAYVPSLEPERLAVRSQVGRAVRIAESLGRLGDDGRLILTPVPPADSVYREAYHGLYESLKFVERRDTAVFARFGTDLDGFAAIFPERMRSYVRWGYDYCNSYCVNNIIELEAPVNARFEVNAEYPHYYMNLRGWSDSSYHFGGDTLRLFLGEERAVHRIPCRELLERQLKESGFEPSEGCEPTSDQLLRLLDYRDDRCRILFENIRLERTDSAVVIQGMSINAVLMR, from the coding sequence ATGAAAGCGAAACTGGAACGTTATCTGCGCTGGCTCCGGGAGGGGTTTCTGCAGATGCTGCGCCTGCATCCCGTCGAGAGCGCGCTTACTGTATACGCCTGCGCCGGATGCCTGCTCACCTATGAGTTGGATTGGGACCACTCCCTTCCGAAACTGGCCCTCGCGGCGTTGTTTTTCGCCGTCGCGCTGGTCGTCAATAACCTTGCGGGCCGCGGCCCGTGGCGGCGCGTCTACTGGGTAAGCTGGACACCGATCGTCCCGCTGTCGCTCTGGGGAGGACTCGAAGCGTGGATAGTCTCGGAGCCGGCTTTCCTGACCTTCGGCATACTGGTCCCGCTGGCGCTGCTGATGTGCCGCCGCGCCGTGCACAACGAACGTTTCGTCTGCGACGCGCTTTTGTGGCTGCGGTCGGGCGTGCTGGCGGTGTTCTTCGCCAATGTCGCCCTCGGACTGTTCGGGGCGATTCTCTTCTCCACGACCTATATCTTCGGGCTGGAGGGGGCGTGGATCGACCATGTGTGGACCTATGCGCTGATCGTTTTCGAGACCTTCGCCGTGCCGGTACTCTTCCTGATGATGGCGGACCGCTGGCGGGAAGCCGGGTACGAGAGCAACCGCATTCTCGAAATCCTGCTCAACTACATCGTCGCTCCGGCGCTGCTGATCTATACGGCCATTCTCTACCTCTATATGGCCAAAATCCTCGTTACGTGGTCGCTGCCCGAAGGCGGCGTCGCCTATCTCGTGTTCGGATTCACGCTTTTCGCGCTGGCCGAGAAGGCGCTGCAGTTCCTGATGCGGAAGCGGCTTTACGACTGGTTTTTCGACCGGTTCAGCCTGATCTCGCTGCCGACGCAGCTCCTGTTCTGGGTCGGTGCGATTCGCCGTACGAGCGAATACGGGCTTACCTCGCCGCGTATCTACCTGCTTGTCTGCGGCGGTCTGATGACCCTTTGCGTGGTGCTGTTCCTCTTCCGGCGCGCGGGACGCTATATGTATGTCTGCCTGACGGCTTTCGCGGTCTTCGCGGCGTTCGCTTACGTGCCGTCGCTCGAACCCGAACGGCTGGCCGTGCGCTCGCAGGTCGGCCGCGCCGTCCGCATCGCCGAATCCCTCGGACGGCTCGGCGACGACGGGCGTTTGATCCTGACCCCCGTGCCGCCGGCTGACAGCGTATATCGGGAGGCCTATCACGGACTTTATGAATCGCTGAAGTTCGTCGAGAGGCGCGATACTGCGGTCTTTGCCCGGTTCGGGACCGACCTCGACGGGTTTGCCGCGATTTTCCCGGAGCGGATGCGCAGCTACGTGAGGTGGGGTTACGATTACTGCAATTCATATTGCGTCAATAATATCATCGAGCTGGAAGCGCCTGTCAATGCCCGGTTCGAGGTAAATGCCGAATATCCGCATTACTATATGAATCTCCGGGGCTGGAGTGACAGCAGCTATCATTTCGGTGGTGATACGCTCCGGCTGTTTCTGGGCGAGGAGCGTGCCGTACACCGGATTCCCTGCCGGGAACTGCTCGAACGCCAGCTGAAAGAGAGCGGATTCGAACCCTCCGAAGGGTGCGAGCCGACGTCCGATCAGCTGCTGCGGCTGCTGGACTACCGCGACGACCGTTGCCGGATTCTGTTCGAGAATATCAGGTTGGAACGTACGGATTCGGCCGTTGTGATACAGGGCATGTCGATCAACGCAGTGCTGATGCGATGA
- a CDS encoding DUF4836 family protein → MKNFLRPLKLVCLAAASMLIVSCGSGADYRSILPADSFMTVSVNPASLMQKCEAGDLDQHPLYVRIKAELDKDQNLSAEEKEYLLALLKNPGESGIDVKKDFFFFAAMEGTVDAPVMRGGLLLPIGDKAKFDALLARINEKSGVAPETKGGVSVVDLGKEGDAGVLCAYNDIAFMVYFVQNGVDDLAGDVRKLFAQQSGESLMGDKAVAEQLARKNDVNMVLSYGEILPMMNNPMLSSMPMMDALKGATMVGSVNFEKGRIVTEAAVSYKDKESEAKMMDFYAYVKPQTGALLRYVPAASIGAMSLGLNGEKLYSMLSAMPGYGMLMANPMVKQVMEPFDGDFLLSFSGMGIDGKYPVASMLAQVKDPAVLQTIVTNLAGMPVQQTAEGEYTLNMGGVTILFGVKGDVLYCTTDAVVKMALDGGEIASMESMDKIFKGQSSTFYLDFEGLNAMIAQLLGGNVTPQAEAALSVLGMFDDMEAYGTMKGGTMIVNMVDKEQNSFKTICGKTGELIRQYVPEANL, encoded by the coding sequence ATGAAGAATTTCTTACGACCTTTGAAGCTGGTCTGCCTTGCGGCGGCGTCCATGCTGATTGTTTCCTGCGGCAGCGGCGCGGATTACCGCAGCATCCTGCCCGCAGACTCGTTTATGACCGTGTCGGTCAATCCCGCATCGCTGATGCAGAAGTGCGAAGCCGGCGATTTGGACCAGCATCCGCTTTATGTCCGGATCAAGGCCGAACTGGATAAAGACCAGAACCTCTCCGCCGAGGAGAAGGAGTACCTGCTCGCCTTGTTGAAGAATCCGGGCGAATCGGGTATCGACGTGAAAAAGGATTTCTTCTTCTTTGCGGCGATGGAAGGCACTGTCGATGCTCCCGTTATGCGGGGCGGTCTGCTGCTGCCGATCGGCGACAAGGCCAAATTCGACGCTCTGCTTGCGCGGATCAACGAAAAGAGCGGTGTCGCGCCCGAAACCAAGGGCGGCGTTTCGGTCGTCGATCTGGGTAAAGAGGGCGATGCCGGCGTTTTGTGCGCCTACAACGACATCGCGTTCATGGTCTATTTCGTGCAGAACGGCGTTGACGATCTGGCCGGCGACGTGCGCAAGCTGTTCGCCCAGCAGAGCGGCGAGAGCCTGATGGGCGACAAGGCCGTTGCGGAGCAGCTCGCCCGGAAGAACGACGTCAACATGGTGCTTTCGTACGGTGAGATACTCCCCATGATGAACAATCCGATGCTCAGCTCGATGCCCATGATGGATGCGCTGAAGGGGGCGACGATGGTCGGTTCGGTCAATTTCGAGAAGGGCCGGATCGTTACGGAGGCCGCCGTGTCGTACAAGGACAAGGAGAGCGAAGCCAAGATGATGGATTTCTATGCCTATGTCAAGCCCCAGACCGGAGCGCTGCTGCGCTATGTGCCGGCCGCTTCGATCGGCGCGATGTCGCTGGGACTCAACGGAGAAAAGCTCTATTCGATGCTTTCGGCGATGCCCGGTTACGGCATGCTGATGGCAAATCCGATGGTCAAGCAGGTGATGGAACCCTTCGACGGCGACTTCCTGCTTTCCTTCTCAGGAATGGGCATCGACGGCAAATATCCCGTGGCGTCGATGCTGGCGCAGGTGAAAGACCCGGCCGTGCTGCAGACGATCGTCACCAACTTGGCCGGCATGCCGGTTCAGCAGACCGCCGAGGGTGAATACACGTTGAACATGGGCGGCGTGACGATCCTGTTCGGCGTGAAGGGCGACGTGCTCTACTGCACGACCGACGCGGTCGTGAAGATGGCGCTCGACGGCGGCGAAATCGCGTCGATGGAGTCGATGGATAAGATTTTCAAAGGTCAGTCCTCGACCTTCTACCTCGATTTCGAGGGGCTGAACGCGATGATCGCCCAACTGCTCGGCGGCAATGTCACTCCGCAGGCGGAAGCGGCGCTCTCCGTGCTCGGCATGTTCGACGACATGGAAGCCTATGGTACGATGAAGGGCGGCACGATGATCGTAAACATGGTGGACAAGGAGCAGAACTCGTTCAAGACCATTTGCGGCAAGACCGGCGAGCTGATTCGTCAGTACGTGCCGGAAGCGAATTTGTAA
- a CDS encoding HD domain-containing protein produces MEKLIRYLRFIREAERLKNVLRTAYTSEGRHESTAEHSWRLALLAAVLTGERPELDMQRVVLMCLIHDLGEAFDGDVPAIAQTAPGVKAASELAAMERLTRLLPPEAGATIREIWEEYEACQTPEARWVKALDKAETIIQHNQGANPAGFDYAFNLTYGSEYFDDGALLSDLRLLLDEETGRHVRR; encoded by the coding sequence ATGGAAAAATTGATCCGATACCTGCGCTTCATCCGCGAAGCCGAGCGGCTGAAAAACGTACTGCGCACCGCCTACACCTCGGAAGGACGGCACGAAAGCACCGCCGAACACTCGTGGCGGCTGGCGCTGCTGGCCGCCGTGCTGACCGGCGAGCGGCCCGAACTGGACATGCAACGGGTGGTGCTGATGTGTCTGATTCACGATCTGGGCGAAGCCTTCGACGGCGACGTTCCGGCCATTGCGCAGACCGCGCCCGGAGTCAAAGCCGCCTCGGAGCTGGCGGCCATGGAGCGGCTGACACGACTGCTCCCGCCGGAAGCGGGAGCCACAATACGGGAAATATGGGAAGAGTACGAAGCCTGCCAGACGCCGGAGGCACGCTGGGTGAAGGCCCTCGACAAGGCCGAAACGATCATCCAGCACAATCAGGGCGCCAATCCCGCCGGATTCGATTACGCATTCAACCTCACCTACGGAAGCGAATACTTCGACGACGGAGCACTGCTAAGCGATCTGCGGCTGCTACTCGACGAAGAGACCGGACGGCACGTCAGGCGTTGA